The Deinococcus taeanensis genome has a window encoding:
- a CDS encoding M3 family metallopeptidase, whose translation MSTAIQNLDGRAQAIVDAQQALVSLQPGQDDLPTWFQSWNRLKLKIQNLWLEQIVAQHTQPDQEETEVLHRRFSEHWLPQMERLDGALQQQALDSGLAGLHPAVAAALAEEPEASPRLLELRTQERQLFKDYQNIVSQQQVEYAGEHLTVAAAEARLRTTLERSEREALWRRIKAAELACAPALDALFGRLLQVRRDIAVESGHPNYASLNWADRADTIASTETLLEAIGEVFEGVERGLQQHRAEALGVQTLRPWDLDVALTSPTTFQLPIEEYVPTAERVLNRLDVQFGDVVRQIRDHGGFDLAPRPGKPNGNICAHYMDEGRSVLICNFSGGVESFRGLLHELGHASHHHSISSVPDHVFWDFTGFWEVQEFYAFVFTYIGLLELFELHAVSDDERRWYLRSTVERIMERFSDVEERTRLELWLYQQEPPTTDEIGAEYRRLTRTAEVDWTGLDEILDKRWQKPHTFKYAFYNIDYAIAMLAALQFVHAYQQDKSAALRRLKCSMLLGATVGAKRIFAEAGITYPFQRAQLEIARSVLEGWLS comes from the coding sequence ATGTCCACTGCAATTCAGAACCTTGATGGCCGGGCGCAGGCCATTGTTGACGCGCAGCAGGCGCTGGTGAGCCTCCAGCCAGGCCAGGATGACCTGCCGACCTGGTTTCAGTCCTGGAATCGACTGAAGTTGAAGATCCAGAACCTCTGGTTGGAGCAGATCGTGGCCCAGCACACCCAGCCGGACCAGGAGGAAACGGAGGTGCTGCACCGCCGGTTTTCAGAACACTGGTTACCCCAGATGGAACGTCTGGACGGTGCGCTTCAGCAGCAGGCCCTGGACAGTGGCCTGGCGGGCCTGCACCCGGCCGTGGCCGCCGCGCTCGCGGAGGAACCGGAGGCCTCACCGCGCCTCCTTGAGCTGCGCACTCAGGAGCGGCAACTGTTCAAGGACTACCAGAACATCGTGAGCCAGCAGCAGGTGGAGTACGCCGGTGAACACCTTACGGTGGCGGCCGCTGAGGCGCGGTTGCGAACGACCCTGGAGCGGAGCGAGCGTGAAGCGCTCTGGCGCCGGATCAAAGCTGCTGAACTGGCCTGCGCACCCGCCCTTGACGCGCTGTTCGGGCGACTGCTTCAGGTGAGGCGGGACATTGCTGTCGAAAGCGGCCACCCGAACTACGCCAGCCTCAACTGGGCTGACCGGGCAGATACGATTGCCAGCACCGAAACGCTTCTGGAAGCCATCGGTGAGGTGTTCGAGGGGGTGGAACGGGGCCTGCAGCAGCACAGGGCTGAGGCACTGGGCGTGCAGACCCTGCGGCCCTGGGATCTGGATGTGGCCCTGACGTCCCCCACGACCTTCCAACTGCCGATAGAAGAGTACGTGCCCACCGCAGAGCGGGTCCTAAACCGCCTGGACGTCCAGTTTGGTGATGTGGTCAGGCAAATCCGTGATCATGGTGGATTTGACCTCGCCCCTCGGCCTGGGAAGCCGAATGGCAACATCTGTGCTCACTACATGGATGAAGGGCGGTCTGTCCTCATCTGTAATTTCTCCGGCGGCGTTGAATCATTCCGGGGTTTACTGCACGAATTAGGCCACGCCTCGCACCATCACAGCATCTCCAGCGTGCCGGATCACGTGTTCTGGGACTTCACGGGCTTCTGGGAAGTGCAGGAGTTCTACGCGTTCGTGTTCACCTATATCGGATTACTGGAGTTGTTCGAGTTGCACGCGGTGAGTGATGACGAGCGTCGGTGGTACCTGCGTTCCACAGTAGAACGGATCATGGAGCGTTTCAGTGATGTCGAGGAACGAACCCGACTGGAGCTGTGGCTGTATCAGCAGGAGCCTCCCACCACCGACGAGATCGGCGCCGAGTACCGGCGGCTGACCCGCACGGCCGAGGTGGACTGGACCGGACTGGACGAGATCTTGGATAAGCGCTGGCAGAAGCCTCACACCTTCAAGTACGCCTTCTACAACATCGACTATGCGATCGCTATGCTCGCGGCGCTGCAATTCGTGCACGCGTACCAGCAAGACAAAAGTGCGGCTCTCAGGCGACTGAAGTGCAGTATGCTGCTGGGCGCAACCGTTGGAGCGAAGAGGATTTTTGCTGAGGCCGGGATCACCTACCCATTTCAACGGGCTCAGCTTGAAATTGCCAGATCTGTTCTCGAAGGTTGGTTGTCGTAA
- a CDS encoding IS630 family transposase (programmed frameshift) encodes MADVVPWRPRQLSRAQQEERRLSALPLLHDPQRPTRSLAEQFGVKEVTIRAWRAQIRRGGEEALRASRATGRPPQLSAEQQVEIQGILDQDPRTHGCDTSGWTTARVRDLIGRRFGVWMHRDYLSRKLHQWGFSYQRPALRAVERNEEEVATWVRVQGEALEKKIVEGATIVFLDESGFSLKTTKVRTWGRCGQTPVIPTRLRWEHLSVIGAITTGGKFLQHTHHGAIRSPQVVAFLEHVLRHIAGEVVVVLDRAMIHRAKVVQAFVARHKRLLLIYLPGYAPELNPIELVWADVKRNVLGNFCAPTVSALKARLVLGWQRVRRKELPLAFIRGTPFTAPLLT; translated from the exons ATGGCAGATGTGGTGCCCTGGCGACCCCGGCAACTCAGTCGAGCGCAGCAAGAAGAGCGAAGGCTCAGTGCGCTTCCCCTCCTGCATGATCCGCAGCGCCCCACCCGCTCACTGGCTGAGCAGTTCGGTGTCAAAGAAGTCACCATCCGCGCCTGGCGGGCCCAGATACGTCGGGGAGGCGAGGAAGCGCTACGCGCTTCCCGCGCCACCGGCCGCCCACCGCAGCTCAGCGCAGAACAACAAGTTGAGATCCAGGGGATCCTGGACCAGGATCCTCGCACGCATGGCTGCGACACCAGCGGCTGGACCACTGCCCGGGTGCGTGATCTGATCGGCAGGCGGTTCGGCGTGTGGATGCATCGTGATTACCTCTCTCGCAAATTGCACCAGTGGGGGTTCTCGTATCAGCGGCCCGCACTGCGCGCCGTAGAACGCAATGAAGAAGAAGTGGCCACCTGGGTTCGCGTGCAGGGCGAGGCCTTGGAA AAAAAGATCGTTGAGGGCGCCACTATCGTCTTCCTGGACGAGAGCGGGTTCAGCTTAAAAACCACCAAGGTGCGGACCTGGGGCCGGTGTGGGCAGACCCCAGTGATTCCGACCCGGCTGCGGTGGGAACACCTCTCGGTGATCGGGGCCATCACGACCGGCGGCAAATTTCTCCAGCACACCCATCACGGCGCCATTCGTTCGCCTCAGGTCGTCGCCTTCCTGGAACACGTGTTGCGTCACATCGCGGGTGAGGTGGTCGTCGTCCTGGACCGGGCCATGATTCACCGCGCCAAAGTCGTTCAGGCGTTCGTGGCTCGCCACAAACGCCTGTTACTGATCTATCTTCCTGGATATGCCCCGGAGCTGAACCCGATTGAGCTGGTGTGGGCCGACGTGAAACGGAATGTATTGGGGAACTTCTGCGCGCCAACGGTCAGTGCGTTGAAAGCTCGACTGGTGCTGGGTTGGCAACGCGTTCGTCGCAAAGAGCTCCCTCTCGCGTTCATTCGCGGAACACCTTTTACTGCTCCGCTATTAACTTAG
- a CDS encoding DMT family transporter has product MRLSRQELLLVFITMIWGGTFLAIHHALAYTGPLFFVGARFLIAALLLALLTFRTLGRPTRTELVAGGLIGASIGAGYIMQTVGLQTIPSSTSAFITALYVPLVPLLQWLFLRRPSSLMACIGITLAFVGLILVANPEGASLNFGAGEYWTLASAVAIAVEIILISAFSNRVDAKRVTVIQLLVAALLAFLVMWPAGEQVPAFSWTLAITVVALGAASALIQFGMNWAQKTVSPTRATVIYTGEPVWAGIIGRMAGERLPLLALFGGLLIVLGVLVSELPLPVWLRSLLDRRRPRTEGLGDAPVGHRGDHQP; this is encoded by the coding sequence ATGCGCCTAAGCCGTCAAGAACTGCTGCTGGTCTTCATCACCATGATCTGGGGGGGCACCTTCCTCGCCATTCACCACGCCCTGGCATACACCGGACCCCTGTTCTTCGTCGGGGCCCGGTTCTTGATCGCGGCGCTCCTGCTGGCCTTACTGACCTTTCGCACCCTCGGCCGACCCACTCGGACGGAACTGGTCGCTGGCGGCCTGATTGGCGCATCGATCGGGGCTGGTTACATCATGCAGACCGTCGGGCTGCAGACGATCCCCAGCAGCACGTCGGCGTTCATTACCGCCCTATATGTCCCGCTGGTGCCCCTGTTGCAGTGGCTGTTCCTGCGCCGGCCCTCTTCACTGATGGCCTGTATCGGCATCACCCTGGCGTTCGTGGGGCTCATCCTGGTGGCGAATCCGGAAGGGGCCAGCCTCAACTTCGGGGCGGGCGAGTACTGGACCCTGGCCAGTGCAGTCGCCATCGCCGTCGAAATCATCTTGATCAGTGCCTTTTCCAATCGTGTGGACGCCAAGCGCGTGACAGTCATTCAATTGCTGGTGGCGGCCCTGTTGGCCTTCCTGGTGATGTGGCCCGCTGGGGAGCAGGTGCCCGCGTTTTCCTGGACGCTGGCGATCACTGTAGTGGCGCTCGGGGCGGCAAGTGCACTGATTCAGTTCGGGATGAACTGGGCGCAGAAGACCGTCTCTCCGACGCGCGCCACAGTGATTTACACGGGGGAACCCGTCTGGGCAGGCATCATTGGCCGGATGGCCGGAGAGCGGTTACCGCTGCTGGCGCTGTTTGGGGGCCTGCTGATTGTGTTGGGTGTTCTTGTGAGTGAATTGCCCTTGCCGGTCTGGCTCCGCAGCTTGTTGGATCGCCGACGGCCCCGGACTGAGGGGCTTGGAGATGCGCCAGTTGGCCATCGGGGGGATCATCAACCATAG
- a CDS encoding helix-turn-helix domain-containing protein: protein MADALDHALRRLADNLRHYRIQRAWTQDDLAQASGISRRMIAALEAAQSNVSLSTLDHLAQALNLTFVELVSPRLSSGTGEVQRGATLWTVPHSASQAVLVNTAPARHGTELWHWHLSPGEHYVASPDPQGMMEILYVLHGELTIEFQNRTTRLHAGDSVTYPSDQPYTYRNTGPTLTEFIRNVTH from the coding sequence ATGGCGGACGCCCTTGACCACGCCCTGCGCAGGCTTGCCGACAACCTCCGGCATTACCGCATCCAGCGGGCGTGGACCCAGGACGATCTCGCGCAGGCATCCGGAATCAGTCGCCGCATGATCGCCGCCCTTGAAGCCGCACAGAGCAACGTCAGTCTCTCCACCCTCGATCACCTGGCCCAAGCGCTCAACCTCACCTTCGTTGAACTCGTCTCCCCACGCTTGTCCTCCGGTACAGGCGAGGTGCAGCGCGGCGCCACCCTCTGGACCGTACCCCATTCTGCCAGCCAGGCGGTCCTGGTCAATACGGCCCCCGCGCGCCACGGCACCGAACTCTGGCACTGGCACCTCAGCCCCGGCGAGCACTATGTCGCGTCACCCGATCCACAGGGCATGATGGAGATTCTTTATGTCCTGCACGGGGAACTGACTATCGAGTTCCAGAACCGCACCACACGCCTGCACGCCGGTGATTCCGTCACGTATCCGTCCGACCAGCCCTACACGTACCGCAACACCGGGCCCACCCTGACCGAGTTCATTCGCAACGTCACCCACTGA
- a CDS encoding IS5 family transposase, protein MWREEINDEQWIRLEPLLPPLIGLGRPYLAHRPVISGIIWVLRTGAPWRDVPDRFGQWTTIASRFRRWTAKGIWQAIWTELQRQADQGGQLDWSMHFVDGTIVRAHQCAAGARGGQHDEALGRSRGGFGTKIHLRAEGQGKPMAFVLSGGERHEAKFLAPLLETGAVVRAGRGRPRLRPDRLVGDRGYSYPTIRKYLHRLGIRVTIPRRRNQGPDLCFDAAVYKERNRIERLVGRLKHFRRIATRYDKRAVSYQAWLIVAAILLWL, encoded by the coding sequence CTGTGGCGCGAAGAAATCAATGATGAGCAGTGGATACGTCTCGAACCTCTCTTGCCACCCCTCATCGGTCTAGGGCGTCCGTACTTGGCCCATCGTCCTGTCATCAGCGGCATCATCTGGGTCCTGCGGACTGGCGCACCCTGGCGGGATGTTCCTGACCGATTTGGGCAGTGGACGACTATCGCCAGTCGCTTCCGTCGCTGGACGGCAAAAGGCATCTGGCAGGCCATTTGGACAGAGTTGCAACGCCAGGCTGACCAGGGCGGCCAGCTCGACTGGTCCATGCATTTTGTGGATGGCACCATTGTCCGCGCACATCAATGTGCAGCCGGTGCTCGTGGAGGCCAGCACGATGAAGCCCTGGGGCGCTCCCGTGGTGGGTTCGGGACGAAGATTCACCTGCGCGCTGAAGGACAGGGAAAACCCATGGCGTTCGTCCTAAGTGGTGGTGAACGCCACGAGGCCAAGTTCTTGGCACCACTTCTGGAAACAGGGGCTGTTGTCCGTGCGGGACGCGGCCGGCCTAGACTTCGCCCAGATCGGTTGGTGGGTGATAGGGGGTACAGCTACCCCACCATTCGGAAGTATCTCCACCGTCTTGGCATTCGAGTCACGATTCCCAGGCGCAGAAATCAAGGACCCGACCTCTGCTTCGACGCGGCGGTTTATAAGGAACGGAATCGGATTGAGCGTCTGGTTGGCCGCCTCAAGCACTTTCGGCGAATTGCGACTCGGTATGACAAGCGAGCGGTGAGCTATCAAGCTTGGCTCATCGTAGCCGCGATCCTCCTGTGGCTCTGA
- a CDS encoding sodium:proton antiporter, whose product MTEPTHATLPETLGLHLSDTTLTVLAIALFVLTYAMILFEKYVHRTVAALLGACAVMVVGLLTPDQAWGSIDFTTIFLLFGMMNIVNVLSRSGFFDLVARRAMLLTRGEPVRVLWIFSLLTAVFSAFLDNVTTVLFMAPVVVTVVTRLGLRPMPYLIAVILASNTGGTATLVGDPPNIIIGSVAGKGFGEFLVNVAPYATLATLVGIALMHLLMRWRGELNSAGASERLQQILSDDRPIKTDPKLMRQALVMFAVTLVLFMVGHPIGLEAGLIALTTSTFLLLIADLSPVELFEKVEWATLLFFMGLFIVVGALEHVGVFEQVATALTGAIGGDIGLGILLVGFASAIISGFVDNIPFTISMASVLKELQATLGTKMDPLWWALSLGACLGGNLTLIGASANIVVSDIAAREGHPISFGQFMRYATPVALVTVTLALGLFYLVFQLST is encoded by the coding sequence ATGACCGAACCCACCCACGCCACCCTGCCTGAAACGCTCGGCCTGCACCTGAGTGACACCACCCTGACTGTGCTCGCCATCGCCCTGTTCGTCCTCACGTACGCCATGATCCTGTTTGAGAAGTACGTCCACCGCACGGTTGCGGCGCTGCTCGGCGCCTGCGCCGTCATGGTGGTCGGCCTCCTGACGCCCGACCAGGCCTGGGGCAGCATCGACTTCACCACCATCTTCCTGCTGTTCGGCATGATGAACATCGTCAACGTCCTGAGCCGCAGCGGATTTTTTGACCTGGTGGCCCGGCGCGCCATGCTCCTCACCCGAGGCGAACCTGTTCGCGTGCTGTGGATCTTCAGCCTGCTCACCGCCGTCTTCAGTGCGTTTCTCGACAACGTCACCACGGTGCTGTTCATGGCGCCGGTCGTCGTGACCGTCGTCACCCGGCTGGGCCTCCGACCGATGCCTTACCTGATTGCCGTCATCCTGGCCAGCAACACCGGCGGCACCGCCACACTGGTGGGTGACCCGCCCAACATCATCATCGGCTCCGTCGCCGGCAAAGGGTTTGGAGAATTCCTGGTGAACGTCGCCCCCTACGCCACCCTGGCCACCCTCGTCGGCATCGCCCTGATGCATCTCCTGATGCGCTGGCGCGGCGAACTGAACTCGGCCGGCGCCAGTGAACGCCTCCAGCAGATCCTGTCCGACGACCGCCCCATCAAGACCGACCCGAAACTCATGCGCCAGGCGCTGGTGATGTTCGCCGTCACCCTTGTGCTGTTCATGGTGGGCCACCCGATCGGGCTGGAAGCGGGCCTGATCGCCCTGACCACCAGCACCTTCCTGCTGCTGATCGCTGACCTCTCCCCGGTGGAACTCTTCGAGAAGGTCGAGTGGGCCACGCTGCTGTTTTTCATGGGGCTCTTTATCGTGGTGGGCGCGCTGGAACATGTCGGCGTCTTTGAGCAGGTGGCCACGGCCCTGACCGGCGCCATCGGTGGCGACATCGGACTGGGCATTCTCCTGGTGGGTTTCGCCAGCGCCATCATCAGCGGCTTCGTGGACAACATCCCCTTCACCATCAGCATGGCCAGCGTCCTCAAAGAACTGCAAGCCACGCTGGGCACGAAGATGGATCCGCTGTGGTGGGCCCTCTCGCTGGGGGCCTGCCTGGGCGGAAACCTGACCCTGATCGGCGCCTCGGCGAACATCGTGGTGTCGGACATCGCCGCCCGTGAGGGTCACCCCATCAGTTTCGGGCAGTTCATGCGCTACGCCACGCCAGTCGCGCTGGTCACCGTAACGCTGGCCCTGGGCCTGTTCTACCTGGTCTTCCAGCTGTCGACCTGA
- a CDS encoding cation:proton antiporter has translation MRILDLATLLVCVTATLAFVNARYLRLPASIGVTVGGLVVSLLMFLLVELNVPFAVDAVTIVRGIDFDDFVFEGVLSFLLFAGALGVNSHALWSLRGPVVSFALLSTALSIGLVGLSVYGLLGLFGLSIPLVYCLLFGALISPTDPVAVLGMLKQAKVPKRIETLVAGESLFNDGVGVVAFAVLAGIAAAAGGAHGPDLSATGVLTFFAQEALGGLVLGGVLGLLAYLALRSVHDFVVEVLVTLGLVLACTAVATHLHVSAPLAAVAAGLLVGSLTDRRPAALSSREKFDSFWHLTDELLNIFLFTLLALEVVVVRFSTQALLLGVIAIPLVLLIRAVSVQVPVLLLRTRHEFSPFTRRLMIWGGLRGAISVALAFTVPAGPARDLFLVMTYVIVVFSILVQGLTVGRLAAKAGQADAATSLN, from the coding sequence ATGCGCATTCTTGATCTGGCGACCCTGCTGGTGTGTGTCACCGCCACTCTGGCCTTCGTCAACGCCCGCTACCTGAGACTTCCGGCGTCCATCGGCGTCACCGTCGGGGGGCTGGTCGTCAGCCTGCTGATGTTCCTGCTCGTGGAGCTCAACGTGCCGTTCGCAGTAGACGCCGTGACCATCGTTCGGGGCATTGATTTTGACGACTTCGTTTTCGAAGGCGTGCTTTCGTTCCTGCTCTTTGCCGGTGCCCTGGGGGTCAACTCGCACGCCCTGTGGAGCCTGAGGGGTCCAGTGGTCTCATTCGCGCTGCTCTCCACCGCCCTCTCCATCGGTCTCGTGGGGCTGAGCGTGTACGGCCTGCTGGGGCTGTTTGGGCTGAGCATTCCGCTGGTGTACTGCCTGCTGTTTGGCGCCTTGATCAGCCCCACGGACCCAGTGGCGGTCCTCGGCATGCTCAAGCAAGCTAAGGTGCCCAAGCGCATCGAAACCCTGGTCGCCGGAGAAAGCCTGTTCAACGACGGGGTGGGCGTCGTCGCCTTCGCGGTCCTGGCGGGTATTGCCGCCGCGGCAGGCGGCGCGCACGGTCCGGACCTGAGCGCCACGGGGGTCCTTACCTTCTTCGCCCAGGAAGCGCTGGGCGGGCTGGTTCTGGGGGGCGTGCTGGGCCTGCTGGCCTACCTGGCCTTGCGCTCTGTTCACGACTTCGTGGTCGAGGTGCTGGTCACCCTCGGTCTGGTCCTGGCGTGTACCGCCGTGGCCACCCACCTGCATGTGTCCGCCCCTCTGGCGGCCGTGGCCGCCGGCCTGCTGGTCGGCTCGCTGACCGACCGGCGCCCCGCGGCCCTGTCCAGTCGAGAGAAGTTCGACAGCTTCTGGCACCTCACCGACGAACTCCTGAACATCTTCCTGTTCACGTTGCTCGCCCTGGAAGTGGTCGTGGTGCGCTTCAGCACCCAGGCGCTGCTGCTGGGGGTTATCGCCATCCCGCTGGTGCTCCTGATCCGCGCGGTCAGTGTGCAGGTGCCGGTCCTCCTGCTGCGCACCAGGCATGAGTTCTCGCCGTTCACGCGGCGGTTGATGATCTGGGGCGGACTCAGGGGCGCGATCAGTGTGGCGCTGGCCTTCACGGTGCCGGCTGGCCCGGCGCGGGACCTGTTCCTGGTGATGACGTACGTGATCGTGGTGTTCTCCATTCTCGTTCAGGGTCTGACGGTCGGCCGCCTCGCGGCGAAAGCAGGTCAGGCCGACGCCGCCACTTCATTGAATTGA
- a CDS encoding hemolysin family protein, protein MVDVVVPIVVILVLVVLNGVFVAAEFALVAARRTRLTALADTGNPAARWLTAVFDDETGKDRYIAIAQLGITLASIGLGMYGEPAIASWLYGPFEGAGLSYAAAHTAGFVIALSLITFMHVVFGEMIPKALALQAPEAVSLQVSPLMRSFGFIFRPLIILLNFLALGLMRLLRIREPGKYAFLYTSKELSIITDESAESGQLGEVQRDLIQNIFALEDRTAEELMTPRRSLEALSVSAAPEEITRRIARSPRSRYPVFEDNLDEIIGVLHVKDFIRARVAGRSLHLGRLIRPLPSVAASSTAEHLLALFKRERLHAALVVDEFGGTLGFVTMDDLIEDVMDEEDAGSSDWVQRNEDGSLTLNGEVTLSELREDHGLNLHCEDATTIAGLLLGEHGTVPAAGTTVFVQGHDLTAEEVQGLKITRIKVRQVTGAERVVLQ, encoded by the coding sequence ATGGTGGACGTCGTTGTTCCCATCGTGGTGATCCTGGTGCTGGTGGTGCTCAATGGCGTGTTCGTCGCAGCGGAGTTCGCTCTGGTCGCCGCGCGCCGCACCCGCCTGACGGCGCTCGCCGACACTGGAAACCCAGCTGCCCGCTGGCTGACCGCTGTCTTCGACGATGAGACGGGAAAAGACCGGTACATCGCCATCGCGCAGCTGGGCATCACGCTGGCCTCCATCGGGCTGGGCATGTACGGTGAGCCCGCCATCGCCAGCTGGCTGTACGGGCCGTTTGAAGGTGCCGGCCTGTCCTACGCGGCGGCGCACACGGCTGGGTTCGTCATCGCGTTGAGCCTGATCACGTTCATGCACGTGGTGTTCGGGGAGATGATCCCGAAAGCGCTGGCTTTGCAGGCGCCGGAGGCGGTCAGCCTGCAAGTCAGTCCGCTCATGCGTTCGTTCGGGTTCATCTTCCGGCCGCTGATCATCCTGCTGAATTTCCTGGCGCTCGGGTTGATGCGGCTGCTGCGTATCCGGGAACCGGGGAAGTACGCATTCCTGTATACCAGCAAAGAGCTCAGCATCATCACGGATGAAAGCGCCGAGAGTGGGCAGCTGGGAGAAGTGCAGCGGGACCTGATCCAGAACATTTTCGCGCTTGAGGACCGCACGGCCGAGGAACTGATGACACCCCGCCGCAGCCTGGAGGCCCTGTCGGTCAGTGCGGCTCCTGAGGAGATCACGCGGCGGATTGCCCGGTCGCCACGGAGCCGCTACCCCGTGTTCGAGGACAATCTCGACGAGATCATCGGGGTCCTGCACGTCAAGGATTTCATTCGTGCACGCGTGGCAGGCAGGTCCCTCCACCTGGGCCGGCTGATCCGTCCCCTGCCCAGCGTGGCGGCGTCCTCAACGGCCGAGCATCTGCTGGCGCTGTTCAAGCGGGAACGCCTGCACGCAGCCCTGGTGGTGGACGAGTTCGGCGGCACCCTCGGCTTCGTGACGATGGATGACCTGATCGAGGACGTCATGGACGAAGAGGATGCGGGGTCATCGGACTGGGTGCAGCGGAATGAGGATGGCTCCTTGACCCTGAATGGCGAGGTCACGCTCAGCGAGTTGCGGGAGGACCACGGCCTGAACCTGCACTGTGAGGACGCGACAACCATTGCGGGGCTGCTGCTCGGGGAGCATGGGACAGTGCCGGCGGCGGGAACTACGGTATTTGTACAGGGACATGACCTGACGGCTGAAGAGGTACAGGGCCTCAAGATCACCCGTATAAAGGTGCGGCAGGTTACAGGTGCTGAGAGGGTTGTGTTGCAGTAG
- a CDS encoding hemolysin family protein — translation MSALLPLGVILLMVALNALYVAAEFATVGSRRSRVQEAAESGNRSAADLLEILKDPGRLDTYVAACQIGITLSSLAAGAYGQAQLIPLFTPVVGPAGGVILATVLVLVLITALQVVLGELLPKTVALRYPERLALSTLRPMQLSLFVFHPLIRLFNGTAFSLMRALKLHVDSSHAHVHSPEELEGLYRESARGGLIDASERDMVAGVLNVEDRVVREIMTPRTKLVTIPGHLTVHEALGQLANTPYTRFPVTGDTPDDVTGIIHLRQLFLTGENQPDRRVGDVARPPLIVAESMPVPDLWRRLREASRHAAIAVDEYGGVAGMATLEDALEEIFGEMQDEFDHEDELLTVDGDRVLVRGDVLIDVLNDRFELDLPTDEVDTVSGLVWHELSRLPMVGDEVGVGALVLRVEVMERRAVHRVSFTLPRGTTDGDTGRTV, via the coding sequence TTGAGCGCGCTCCTTCCCCTGGGGGTCATCCTGCTGATGGTGGCCCTCAATGCGCTGTACGTCGCGGCCGAGTTCGCGACCGTCGGTTCCAGGCGCTCGCGCGTGCAAGAGGCGGCCGAGTCGGGGAACCGCTCGGCGGCTGACCTGCTGGAGATCCTGAAAGATCCAGGGCGCCTGGACACGTACGTTGCGGCCTGCCAGATTGGAATTACCCTCAGCAGCCTGGCCGCCGGCGCGTATGGTCAGGCGCAGCTTATTCCCCTCTTCACTCCCGTGGTCGGTCCCGCCGGGGGAGTGATCCTCGCAACTGTCCTGGTGCTGGTGCTGATTACGGCTTTGCAGGTCGTCCTGGGCGAACTGCTGCCCAAAACGGTGGCCCTTCGCTACCCCGAGCGCCTGGCCCTGAGCACCCTGCGACCCATGCAGTTGAGCCTTTTTGTCTTCCACCCGTTGATCCGCCTCTTCAACGGCACGGCCTTCTCCCTGATGCGGGCCTTGAAGCTTCATGTGGACTCCAGTCATGCGCACGTCCATTCCCCTGAGGAGCTCGAGGGCCTGTACCGCGAGAGTGCCCGTGGAGGACTCATCGACGCCAGTGAACGCGACATGGTCGCGGGTGTGCTGAATGTCGAGGACCGCGTCGTTCGTGAAATCATGACCCCACGCACCAAGCTTGTGACGATCCCTGGTCACCTCACGGTGCATGAGGCCCTCGGGCAGCTGGCGAACACCCCGTACACCCGCTTCCCCGTCACGGGCGATACCCCGGACGACGTCACCGGCATCATTCATCTGCGCCAGCTGTTCCTGACCGGCGAAAACCAGCCCGATCGGCGGGTGGGTGACGTCGCCCGGCCACCTCTGATCGTGGCTGAAAGCATGCCGGTTCCGGACCTGTGGCGGCGGCTGCGTGAAGCGTCGCGCCACGCTGCCATCGCCGTGGATGAGTATGGCGGTGTAGCTGGCATGGCTACCCTGGAAGACGCCCTGGAAGAGATCTTCGGGGAAATGCAGGACGAGTTCGATCACGAGGACGAACTCCTCACGGTTGATGGGGACCGGGTGCTGGTCCGGGGTGACGTGCTGATTGACGTGCTCAACGACCGGTTCGAGTTAGACCTGCCCACCGACGAGGTGGATACGGTCAGTGGCCTGGTGTGGCATGAGCTGAGCCGACTGCCGATGGTGGGGGATGAAGTGGGTGTGGGGGCATTGGTCCTGCGGGTCGAGGTGATGGAGCGCCGCGCGGTGCATAGGGTGAGCTTCACCCTGCCGAGAGGCACGACAGATGGGGACACCGGGAGGACCGTCTGA